A genomic window from Bacteroidia bacterium includes:
- a CDS encoding TerC family protein: protein MIAQHFISLFSVTLMEIALCIDNAIFISIIASKIPNPKQQRKVRFLGILISLVMNIIMISLIGFLKELEIEVFSIFGHGFSSKELIMLGGGFFLIFSSVREIHHKLEGEEYQEHKTKITTAGKSILVIFLMNFIFSLDSVLAAIGMVKEMWIMMVAITLALTVMFFFAKPIGKFVDKHPSTKMLSLAFLLLIGFTLSVEGLGVHLEKGYVYSAMIFSLFVEFLNLRLKKSKNPPVRLRQPRLPDNKIANTQHPNPKS, encoded by the coding sequence ATGATAGCCCAACATTTTATTAGTTTATTTAGCGTTACTTTGATGGAAATAGCGTTGTGCATAGACAATGCTATTTTCATTAGTATTATTGCTTCCAAAATACCTAATCCCAAGCAGCAAAGAAAAGTCCGTTTTTTAGGTATTCTCATTTCACTGGTGATGAACATTATTATGATTTCTTTGATAGGCTTTCTCAAAGAATTAGAGATTGAGGTATTTAGTATTTTTGGGCATGGATTTTCTAGTAAAGAACTGATTATGCTAGGGGGAGGTTTTTTTCTCATTTTTAGCAGTGTTAGGGAAATTCATCATAAGTTAGAAGGTGAGGAGTATCAAGAGCATAAAACTAAAATAACCACCGCTGGAAAGTCTATTTTGGTAATATTTTTAATGAACTTTATATTTTCCCTAGACTCGGTTTTGGCAGCCATAGGCATGGTAAAAGAAATGTGGATTATGATGGTAGCTATTACTTTGGCTTTAACAGTGATGTTTTTCTTTGCTAAACCAATTGGCAAGTTTGTAGATAAACACCCTTCTACTAAAATGTTATCTTTGGCATTTTTGCTGCTTATTGGTTTCACTTTGAGCGTGGAAGGTTTGGGGGTACATTTAGAAAAAGGATATGTTTATTCAGCCATGATATTTTCTTTATTTGTAGAATTCCTGAACTTGCGCTTAAAGAAATCTAAGAATCCACCTGTGCGGCTACGCCAGCCCCGCTTACCTGATAACAAAATTGCCAATACTCAACATCCAAATCCAAAATCTTAA
- the bcp gene encoding thioredoxin-dependent thiol peroxidase — protein MGLNIGDIAPDFSAKDQNGTLLKLSDFKGKTVILYFYPKDDTPGCTKEACNFRDNYSTLLQKGMVVLGVSADDEQSHKKFADKFNLPFPLIADTEKNIIHAYGVWGEKNMYGKKSMGIIRTTFIIDPEGKIQDIIKKVDTEKATEQILKRLEK, from the coding sequence ATGGGCTTGAACATAGGCGATATTGCACCCGATTTTAGTGCAAAAGACCAAAACGGAACCCTATTAAAATTATCTGACTTCAAAGGTAAAACAGTTATTCTGTACTTTTATCCCAAAGATGACACACCCGGCTGTACCAAAGAAGCCTGCAATTTTAGAGATAACTATTCCACTCTATTGCAAAAAGGTATGGTCGTATTGGGCGTAAGTGCAGATGACGAACAGAGCCATAAAAAATTCGCTGATAAATTTAACCTACCTTTTCCTCTGATAGCAGACACAGAAAAAAACATTATCCACGCTTATGGCGTATGGGGCGAAAAAAATATGTATGGCAAAAAAAGCATGGGAATTATACGTACTACATTCATCATAGACCCAGAAGGCAAAATTCAAGATATAATCAAAAAAGTGGATACAGAAAAGGCTACTGAACAAATTTTGAAAAGGTTAGAAAAATAA
- a CDS encoding pyridoxal phosphate-dependent aminotransferase, protein MPNISQRAVALPASPIRKLVPFAEKAKKMGKKVYHLNIGQPDVQTPETFWKAIQNHNLKVLEYTHSAGMESYRKKLSQYYQKHDIFVSYEDIIITVGGSEALFFAMYTCMNPNEEIIIPEPFYTNYNAFAQIAGVKVVPVPSRIEEGFKLPPISEFEQRITDKTKAILIANPGNPTGYIYTREELEQLKQLVLKYDLFLISDEVYREFIYDDKPYVSVMHLSGIEDRTILVDSVSKRYSACGARIGALVCKNKEIIQSALKMGQARLCAPMLEQIACEAAVDTPQSYFDAVTQDYVARRNVVLEGLSRIPNVIYNVPSGAFYLMAKFPIESSEHFCQWLLENFEYNNETVMLAPAGGFYATPGAGKSEVRIAYVLEVNELKKAMVCLQKGLEQYLQQSFSINL, encoded by the coding sequence ATGCCAAATATTTCTCAACGAGCGGTAGCTTTACCTGCTTCACCCATCCGAAAACTAGTACCCTTTGCGGAAAAAGCTAAAAAGATGGGTAAAAAAGTTTATCATCTCAACATTGGTCAGCCCGATGTACAAACCCCTGAAACTTTTTGGAAGGCTATTCAAAATCACAATCTCAAAGTGCTAGAATACACCCATTCCGCAGGGATGGAAAGCTACCGCAAAAAGCTTTCTCAATACTATCAAAAACACGATATATTTGTTTCCTATGAAGACATAATTATTACCGTAGGGGGTTCGGAAGCACTATTCTTTGCCATGTACACTTGTATGAATCCAAATGAGGAAATTATTATTCCTGAACCTTTCTACACAAATTACAATGCTTTTGCTCAGATAGCAGGTGTCAAGGTTGTTCCTGTGCCTTCTAGGATAGAAGAAGGTTTCAAGTTGCCACCTATTAGCGAATTTGAACAACGAATTACTGATAAAACTAAAGCTATTCTTATTGCAAATCCAGGTAACCCCACAGGATACATTTACACGCGAGAGGAACTAGAGCAATTAAAACAACTTGTACTCAAATATGACCTTTTTCTTATTAGTGATGAAGTGTACAGAGAATTTATCTATGACGATAAGCCGTATGTGTCCGTGATGCATTTAAGCGGGATTGAGGATAGAACAATTTTAGTAGATTCGGTTTCTAAACGGTATAGTGCCTGTGGGGCAAGAATTGGAGCGTTGGTATGTAAAAATAAAGAAATTATCCAAAGTGCATTAAAAATGGGGCAAGCGCGTTTATGTGCGCCTATGTTAGAGCAAATAGCCTGTGAAGCTGCTGTAGATACTCCCCAAAGTTATTTTGATGCTGTTACACAAGATTATGTTGCGCGTAGAAACGTAGTTTTAGAAGGTTTATCTCGTATTCCGAATGTCATTTATAATGTTCCTAGTGGAGCTTTCTATTTAATGGCAAAATTCCCTATTGAAAGTAGTGAACATTTCTGCCAATGGTTATTAGAAAACTTTGAGTACAATAATGAAACCGTGATGCTTGCTCCCGCAGGTGGCTTTTACGCTACCCCAGGGGCAGGTAAAAGTGAAGTCCGTATTGCCTATGTGTTAGAAGTAAATGAGCTTAAAAAAGCCATGGTCTGTTTGCAAAAAGGATTAGAACAGTATTTACAACAATCTTTCTCTATAAACTTATAA